Proteins encoded within one genomic window of Triticum aestivum cultivar Chinese Spring chromosome 2D, IWGSC CS RefSeq v2.1, whole genome shotgun sequence:
- the LOC123049951 gene encoding myb-related protein Zm1 codes for MGKGRAPCCAKVGLNRGSWTPEEDMRLIAYIQKYGHANWRALPKQAGLLRCGKSCRLRWINYLRPDLKRGNFTVEEEETLIKLHNMLGNKWSKIAACLPGRTDNEIKNVWNTHLKKRVAASAGEQKKGGAKGKKKTTCVDVPAPSPSPSSSTTTTTTTTTNCSSGESGEQSNTSKELELELEKIEIPMLDLGFDLDMLLDAVPDTHCPAISSAPTSPCSSASPPCVVDDGVLLDLPEIDSVPELWSIMDGEGGAGACAEAAQAPWSNAAPCQGDGTEASGATADDEDGKEWWLEDLEKELGLWGSIEDYDHKAIFAI; via the exons ATGGGGAAAGGTCGTGCACCGTGCTGCGCCAAGGTCGGTCTCAACAGGGGCTCCTGGACGCCGGAGGAGGACATGCGCCTCATCGCCTACATTCAGAAGTACGGCCACGCCAACTGGCGCGCCCTGCCCAAGCAAGCAG GTTTGCTCCGGTGCGGGAAGAGCTGCCGGCTCCGGTGGATCAACTACCTCCGGCCGGACCTCAAGCGCGGCAACTTCACCGTCGAGGAGGAGGAGACCCTCATCAAGCTGCACAACATGCTCGGCAACAA ATGGTCCAAGATCGCGGCGTGCCTGCCGGGGAGGACCGACAACGAGATCAAGAACGTCTGGAACACGCACCTCAAGAAGCGGGTGGCGGCCAGCGCCGGCGAGCAGAAGAAGGGCGGGGCCAAGGGCAAGAAGAAAACCACCTGCGTCGACGTGCCGgcgccgtctccgtctccatcctcttccaccaccaccacgaccaccaccacgacCAACTGCTCTAGCGGCGAGTCGGGCGAGCAGAGCAACACCAGCAAGGAACTAGAATTGGAGCTGGAGAAGATCGAGATCCCCATGCTCGACCTCGGCTTCGACTTGGACATGCTACTGGACGCCGTCCCCGACACGCACTGCCCGGCCATCTCGTCGGCGCCGACCTCGCCCTGCTCGTCCGCGTCCCCGCCCTGCGTGGTGGACGACGGCGTGCTGCTCGACCTGCCGGAGATCGACAGCGTGCCCGAGCTGTGGAGCATCATGGACGGCGAAGGCGGCGCCGGCGCCTGCGCAGAAGCGGCGCAGGCCCCGTGGAGCAATGCGGCGCCGTGCCAGGGCGACGGAACAGAGGCGAGCGGTGCAACGGCCGACGACGAGGACGGAAAGGAGTGGTGGTTGGAAGATTTGGAAAAGGAGCTGGGCCTATGGGGGTCCATCGAGGACTACGACCACAAGGCGATTTTTGCGATTTGA